The stretch of DNA CGTCGGCATCAGCCTCTACCGATGGGACCCGCTCGGCGACGTCCAGTTCGTGGGGGTGAGCAACTACCTGAGGCTTGCGGCGGACCGTCGGTTCTGGAACGCCCTGCGGAACACCCTCGCCTTCGCCGCCCTGACCGTGCCCGGGATCCTGGCATTGGGCGTCGGGCTGGCGCTGACGCTGTTTACGTACCGGGGCCGCCCCGCGACGCGGTGGGTGGAAGCGGCCTTCTTCTTCCCGTATCTTCTCAACGTGTCCGTGGTCGGTCTGGTCTGGCGGTGGCTGCTGGATCCGGACTTCGGGGCAGTGCTCCTGGCCCTGCGGAGCCTGGGCCTACGGCCGCCCGTCTTTCTCAATGAGCCGGCCTGGGCCCTGCCGTCCATCGCGTTCGCCACCGCGTGGTGGCTGGCCGGGTACCGCATGGTCATCTTCCGGGCTGCCCTGGAGGACATCCCGGAGGAGATCTTCGACGCGGCGAAGGTGGACGGTGCTACGGGATGGCGCCTCCTTCGATCGGTGCTGCTCCCGCTCCTGAAACCAGCAGCGC from Armatimonadota bacterium encodes:
- a CDS encoding sugar ABC transporter permease, with translation MSWRARTVWDRVRAGAPAEASARVPSRGLRRLLRAGEVVLFLAPFAAFWLLFRLGPVLYGVGISLYRWDPLGDVQFVGVSNYLRLAADRRFWNALRNTLAFAALTVPGILALGVGLALTLFTYRGRPATRWVEAAFFFPYLLNVSVVGLVWRWLLDPDFGAVLLALRSLGLRPPVFLNEPAWALPSIAFATAWWLAGYRMVIFRAALEDIPEEIFDAAKVDGATGWRLLRSVLLPLLKPAALFALVLTGISGFIVFGQVLIMTAGGPGRASEVLALYLYRFGFEYLEMGQAAAVGVVIFALILSLTLLSFRWLGYGSAG